Genomic segment of Nitrosopumilaceae archaeon AB1(1):
AACGCGAATTAAATAAATCAATAGGCGCATTCATTCAAAGATCAGATGACTCATTTGGAAGAGATTTACAAAAATATCACAAAAATATCAAAATAATATCAAAGAAATCAAATCCAAAATCAGATAAACAAATGGGGCAAATGGTAAAGCTTGTAAAATATGTAAATGAATCCATAGCAATGAATGATTTAATCACTGGTATTATGTATCAAGGGGCAAATGGAACATCATATGATTCTATTTTAAAACATGTAAAGAAACTCAGCCTTGTTACAAAGAAAAAAATAATAAATCAGCATATTGCGTTACGTAAAAACCGCAGATACAGACCACCACGTGCGTTTGAATTAGTAGAATATACATTTGATATTCAAAGTGACTATGGAGTATTTCGAGATTTACACAGACACAGGGCACTCACATTACAGCGACAAAACTTGACATGTGATCATGATTACTTTACACCCCAAGAAGTAATTGGAGCGGGGCTGAAATCAGAGTTTGTAGAGTGTATGAATAACACCAGACACGTATATAATAAAATGAAAAAGAGTATGCCAATACAGGCACAGTATGTAGTGAATTTTGCATACAATTATCATTATATGATTAAAATGAATTTGAGGGAAGCGTGTCACATGATAGAGTTACGAAGTACGCCTCAAGGACATCCAGAGTATCGCAGGGTAGCTCAGCAAATGTTTAGACAGATAATATCAAAACATCCAATATTAGGTAAAATTATAAAATTTGTAAACTTGGAAGATGTAGATTTGGAAAGATTAGAGTCAGAAAAACGATTTGAGCAGAAAAGAAAAAATAGTACAAAAAAGTGATAGAGGTATGGAAAAGATAACAAAGTCAAAAGAAGAATGGAAGAAGGAACTGAGTTTGGAAGATTTTGATGTTTGTTTCAATAAAGGTACAGAAGCACCATTTTCAGGAAAATATAATGATTGTAAAGATGATGGCATGTATCGTTGCAAATGTTGTGGTCTAGAATTATTTGATTCACAAACAAAATTTGATTCAGGTACCGGTTGGCCTAGCTTTTTCAAACCAACCTCAGAGGATACCATAGAGAACATATCAGATACTAGTGCAGGGATGGTTCGAACAGAGGTAAATTGTAATAGATGTGGAGCGCATCTCGGACATGTATTTGATGATGGACCGAATCCAACAGGACTTAGATATTGTATAAATTCAGCATCACTGAAACTTGAAGATAGGTAATCTCTCTCTCTCAACTAGTACGTCTTTTTTTGAACAACTGTTCTTTTAGATTAGCAAGATCACCGTCAAGACCAAAATATTTTTGAAATCTATCAGTTGTCGCATAGATCTTTATTCTACCAACACTTTGATATGTGATATAATCTAGACTGAGTAGATCTTTCAGATGTGAATATACAGAACCGCCTCTAGTCTCAACGAGTTGTTTTGAGGATATTGGTTGCATGTATGCAATATATGATAGAGTCTTGAGCGTGGCTTTTGGCAGAATTGGTTTTGTCGCAAATTTACGAACTAGTGTACCGTACTGAGCCTTTACTTGGAAGACATATGTACGATCTGGCAAACGCGTAATCTCCAACCCCTTGAATGCAGATTTTGTTTTTTTCATTAGAATTTCTAATTGTTCTAATACTTTGGGTTTCGAGTCACTGCCAGACGCTTTTATCAATTCGTCAAGTGATAATGGTCGTCCTGCAGAATAGAGAGCAACTTCAAGTCTAATCAGAATCGGGATTTTATCAGTTAATTTTACCATTATTAATCACATATGTTATTCCTTATAAAAATAAATCATGTTATTAGAGAAACTAGTATATCACTATTTTTTTGTTCTAGATCAACTTTCACATCACGAGCAAGAAAGAGAATTGCAAAAAAACAACGAATGGAATCTGTAACATCTAAATCAGATACAATTTTAGAAAATAATATAGTGCCTTTTTTAGATACTTTGGTAATTACCAAATCTTCATATTGTTGAATAATATTTTCAAGAGTGCTGAAATATTGTTTGAAATCAGGTGGATCTATAGGTTGAATATTAAGTCCTCTATTGTTTGTACGTGGATTAGTTATCGTCCCAATCAAGTTTTCTAACAACTCTAATAATTCATCAAGTGTTACAGGATATGTTGATTCATGTCGATATGGTATATCAAGAAGTGGGATGTTTACATCTGTACGTTTTCTAGAATCAGAAGATTGCTCAGTTGCAATTTTCTGAAGGGCAAATATACTCTCTACCTTCATACGATAAATCAGTGATGATGAGAGAGCTGCCATTCCGGCCACTCGTAGATCTTTATTTTTTCCAGTTTTCTTCAAGATATCAAGAAGAATATCTAAAATATGGATTAAATCAATCTCCCAAACATTGCTTTTGTTTATTTTAGAAGGATTGAATAGTACATTTACTGGCTCCTGTGATATATTAGCAGCTGTAGGCTCATCGGTCATGATTTAATGGAATCATGAATAATATTTATGGAGTTTGTTGGATTAAATTATATTATAATTAAAAAAAACAACACTTGTGAAAGCAGCTCGAATAGTTTTGCCTAATGAACCACTAGTAATTAGTGATGTGACGGTTCAAGACCCCACAGGAACTCAAGTTTTGGTAAAGATAAAAGCAGTTGGCGTATGCCACAGTGATCTGCACCTATGGGAGGGTGGATATGACACTGGAGATGGATTTATGAAAGTTACAGATAGAGGTGTAAAATTTCCCGTTATACCCGGACATGAAATTACAGGAGTGATAGAAAAAGTTGGAGCAGATGTTGTAGGATTCTCAATAGGGGAAAAGGTGTTGATATATCCATGGCTCGGTGATGATGATTGTCCTACATGTAAATCAGGTGATACAAATTTGTGTGAAAATCCAAAATCACTCGGTGTGTTTCAAAATGGCGGATATGCCCAATACATTAATGTGTCACACTATAAACATCTGGCTAAATTATCTGGATTAGATTTGGAAGAGGCAACTTCTCTTGCCTGTTCTGGACTTACAGCATATACTGCGATTAAAAAAGCATGTGTCAATAAACCAAAAGTCATCATCATCATAGGAGCAGGTGGTTTAGGTCTGATGGGTATACAAATTGCCAAAGCAACAAGTAGCGCAAAGATTATTTGTGTAGATCTCAGTAATGAAAAATTAGAGATTGCAAAGAATGTCGGTGCTGATGTTGTAATTAATTCCAAAGAGAGTGATGCAATAAAAGAAATTATGAATATTACTAATAACAAGGGGGTTGACAGTATCATCGACTTTGTTAATGGACCGCCTACTGTAAAGATGGGATTAGCATTATTACGTAAACGTGGTAATTTAGTCTTGGTGGGATTATTCGGTGGATCAGTGGATCTGTCACTAGTAACGATACCATTAAAGTCAATTACAATACAAGGGGCATATACTGGAAGTTATGAGGACATGATAAAATTACTTGATTTGGCAAAGAAGGGTGTAGTAAAGCCATTGATATCAAAAAGATATAGTTTGAATGAGGTAAATACAGCACTCAATGATCTTAAAGATCGAAAGATTATTGGTCGTGCAGTGATTAATCCATAAAAAAAAATGTAATCCCAAGCGAAGGAATTGAACCTTCGACAACCCGGTTTCTGTATGCCTGATAGGCTGTTATTTCCGTCAGCCATTGGCCGACAACTACAGCCGGAAGCTCTACCAGGCTGAGCTGAGCTTGGGACAAATTAATTTTGATATGGTTAGTTAAAAACTGTTACCAGTATGAAAAATTATGTTTTGATAAGAATTTTATAATGATATTTTTCTACTATTAATCATGGCAGTGATGGAATCACAAATATCATTAAAGACCGGAGATATGGCTCCAGATTTTGAACTTGTGGGTATCGATAATCACAAACACTCTTTGAAAGACTATGCGGATAAAAGGGCAACATTAATCATCTTTATGTGTAATCATTGCCCATTTGTAAAAGCCAAAGTGGAGGCAATCAAAGAAATACACACACGATTCGAACAAGATGTCAATGTGATTGGAATTAACAGTAATGATTCAGTAAAATATCCTGATGATAGTTTTGAGAGTATGAAGACAGTTGCTATAGAAAAAGAAATGCAATTCGATTACCTAGTTGATGAATCACAAGATATTGCAAAGAAATATGGAGCTACGTGTACACCAAATCCATTCTTGTTTGATAAAGATTTTAAATTAATATTTCATGGTAAGATTGATAACGCAATGAAACCAGAGGATATAGCCACGGAAAAAACTATGATTGATAATATTATAAAATTTTTAGATGGAAAATCTATAGAAAAAGATTTTGATCCATCAATTGGATGTTCCATAAAATGGAAAGAATAGATTTAAAACAACTATGCGTTAAAAATTTCTAGTGGGCCGGTCACTCAGACTGGCTAGAGCGTTCGACTGATAAATATCATTCAGATATCGAAAGGTCGTGAGTCCGAATCTCATTCGGCCCATCATTATTTATTTAAAGAAATAGTATCTATCCACTGAATCAAGGAACCCAACGATTCTACAACTAGATCTGCCTTTGGTTTATGCTGATTCGCAGAACTACACACTGTAAATCGAACATCACTCCATGCTTCAGTTCTTGTAGAATTTACTATCTTATCAAGAAAGACCAAACCGTCATCATCATCAGAAAATCCAGATATGATCATTATACCCTGACGCTGTGACCATATGTTAGATAGTAATTTACGAAGATCCAACTCTAACAAAAGTTCAGAGGAGATATCACCTATCAAGAATACATTCCAACCCATGGAACGTAAAACGGTAGCAGATGATTCAGCAAGAATTAACCCAAAGGTATCAGTAGCAAGAAGACAGATATTTTTATTCACATCAGTATTAGGTAGAGACTGTTCTGTCATCTTTATTGAATCTATGATCATATTTACAAATAATGCCTCTTCAGTATAACCAATTTTACCATCAAGGGCTAGTGTTTTAATTGTCTCTGAACACGGAATAATAATTTCAGTCATTATATTCAATATACTTGCACCTTCGTGTACACAACTTTTTATCAATCCCCTCACATCATCAAATGAACAATTTAATACATGATCTCTGAAATAAGGTACATCTTTTTGATAGTCGACTGGGAAATCAAAATTTGTTATTCCAGGTGCAGATAACCATATGGTAACATTTCCAACATTTCGTTGTACTATCATACCTTCAGTCGAAAGCATACTTAGATATTTTACAGTAGTTATTCTATTCATGTCAAGTCTCTTAGCGACCTCAACACCGGATAGACCTGAAGGGATGGTCTGTAATAAATCAATTATTTTTCGTCGAATATCATCTAATTCATAGCCTCGAGCCATGTTTAATTTTGATATGAGATAGTAATAAAACAATTCACAGAATATACGACAAGTATGCATGCTAGAAGTATACTTACTGCTCCAACTCAACATCTTTCAGTCGTGTTTACTGAGAAAAATGTCATAAAATGATTTTAGGTTGATTTATCACACAAAAAATGCCAATTGAACACACCAAAAAGTATCGAGTTTAGAATAGTCTAGAAATTATCGTGTTGGTATCTGAATAAATGGAGTTGCATCATCACTCACTACAAGTGGCAATACGCCATCCCATTTTTGTGTTTTCAACCATTGGAGATAATTGGGATTTGTGGCAAGTGCACTATTAATAATCTCAATTGCTTCTGCTTCACCTTTGGCTTCTGCTATATTCGCCTCTGCAATACCAATAGCACTAGCAACAGTTTGTCTAGCTTCTACTTCAATACGTAAAAGGTCGTTCTCTGCTTTTAGTGCTTTTTGTTCGGCTTCTACTTTGGATTCAATCGCTTGTGAGAATAGTGCTGAGAATTGAAAGTCGGTAATACTAATCACGTCAGTTTTGATGTGATAGGTTGACAAACGCTCAGTAATAGTAGATTCAATATCATCTTTTACAAGCTGTCTTTTAGTGATTAATTCTTCAGCATTATACTTTGCAGTTACTTGTTTCACAGATTCTTCTACAGCAGGAGCAATAACACGATCTCTGTAATTCAATCCCACTTCTTTATACAATGTATGTACAAATTCGGCATTTGGATGATAGTTTACAGTAATCTCAGTAGTTACAGTTTGCAAGTCTTTACTTGCAGCTGAAGAGGCTACAACAAATTTTAATGTCCTGACCTCTATAGGTATTATTTGGTCAGATACTGGAATTACAAAGTGCAGTCCTTCAGTTAAAGGTGGTTGAGTTAGATCAACAGCACCAAAATGTAACAATACACCTCTGTGCCCAGCCTCTACAATTTGTATTGATGAAAATAATATACCAGCAATTACAATTATTGCAATAAATATGATAGCCACTTTTGCAGTAGCTTTACCATTGATATTGATGGGCACTTCGTTAGACAATGGATATAATCTCCATGTTTATTTTATTAATCAACAATTGTTTCAATTTTAAGTGTCATATAATCTACACTATTTAAAATACACGTCTTTTCAAACTAGTGTAAAGAAAAGGATGTTGGAGCTTGAATCATCATGATTGTCATTCACATTTGCAAGTTTCAAATTTAACATCTTTTTAAAAAGCAACTAGTTTGGAATAATGTATAGAGATTAAAGTAATATATAGTAGAGTACCATAATATACGGTAAGATGCCAAAAACCGGATTTAAATCAATCACCATATCAGAGGAAGCATACAAAAGATTTCATACCACTTATGACAGCAATAGAGCTGATTTAACAAAACGTGGTATCAATAGTTTTTCAGGCTACATCACATACATGATTGAGGATAGAATGCAGTCAGATGTGATTTTTGCAAAATATGCACCAATGTTAGAAGAAATTTCTGTATTAGATGATTGTATATTGATTAAAGATAACATGAAAAAAAGAGTTGCAGAGGTAGCCTTGCAAAATGGTAAACTATTTTGTCTGTTATGTGAAAACAAAAATTGTAGTCATGTTGGCTTTGCATTTGGACTTCCAACTGTATACAAAGCCTTGAGTGCAAAAGGTGTAAAGATAAACAATAAATTTTCCTAGAGTATTATTTTTATTTTAAATGGAGGAGGTGGGATTCGAACCCACGAACTCCTAGAGACGGGATCACCCATATATGATTTTAAGTCCCGCGTGTCCAAGAACTAACGTTCTCTTTGGCCAGGCTTGACTACTCCTCCAACATATTTTATATACTTTAAACAAGATTAAAACTTTGGTTTTTGGGAACTTGTTCAAAAGAATTAGAGTTATAAGGATTTTAATCGTCATAAAATCGTGCTTCGATAGCTCAGCCTGGTAGAGCGTTACCTTGGTAAGGTAAAGGTCGCGGGTCCGGATCCCGCTCGAAGCTTTAGATTTTCCCAATCTAGGCATTACATACCCAAAAGGACCAGAGTAGATTAGTATCATTCGTATAATATTCACATGTAGATCTTTATGGATATTTACAAATTATTAGATATTATACATGCGGCAACAAAAATTTAGGATCATAGGATCCTAGAAAACAAAAAAAGAAAAAAAAGGATATACTAATCCCATTTAGACCAAGCGGCCATCCATCTATACGTCCATGTAGTCAGCTTACAACCTAGAGCCATAAACGTACATGCAAGTACAGCTCCAGCTCCAGCACCAAGCGCCACAGGACTATTGTAGAATTTACCTACCTGCGGCTCAATCGGTGTCATGTAAGGTGGAAGTGTTGGTCGTGGATATTTGAATGCTGTTTCTAGCGGATCTGCAACTGTGATTAAATTTACCATGTTGAATAACGGCAAAGACATACCACAGAGTACACCTCCAAACAGAATCAATGAGTGTTTGTTTTTCTTTGTAGCCCAATATGCCAAATCAATTAACATCGCTGATGGTAACCATACAGGTGTAACAATAAAGTCATAGGGATAACCTAATGCAAACCATGCACCCTTGGCAACCCAAGTATACACAGTCATTATCAGAGCATAATACGTAGCAGTACCTGGAACTCCCGTAAATGTAAGATAGTAAGCAGCACCTACAGAAAGCATCAATGTTTGAGATATTGAAAATACAACAAATGATGTCCAAGCCCAATCAGTATAAAATATGTAATCCCCTGCATTAATTGTCAACAATGTAGAGTTTACAGCAACTACAATTATGAACAAATAGTGGGTACAACGTCTGAGCCAAACCATTACTATGTTGAAATAATCAAGACTATATAAAATTATAGTTCACACTAGGAATATTTAAAGTATTAATCTAATATATATCGAAAAATTCGACAATATCCTACGTTTATTATATATTCAAAGGTTATCAAATATTCATTAAATAATGAATAGAAAATTTATCATAGTCAGTAGCATATGTATAATGATAATAATCACAATAGCAATATTTTCGTTGAATATTATCAGTCCCAGCACATCAAATTCTCAGACGTTAGATGAGATTAGACAACAAGTAATGAGCATACACTCATCGCAGGACAGAGTGTTATCTGGCCCTACAGCGACAGGTCAAAATACACAACAAATACAGACATCATCTCCAACATTTCAAGCATCATCACCTAAAACATCTCAAGTAAAATCTACACCACAAAAAGGAATATTATCAAATTTGATAATAAAAGAACAAGATTCACAGATACCTCCAGAAACTCTAAACGCACTGATTAAATATCAAATAGTAATAGATAGACCAAATGATTTGCAATCTAAATTTGACCAAATTCAAACCAAAGAAATCAGAGAGAGATTACCAGGTCTAAACAATGTAGGTAATTGGCCAAATTCATACCTACAAGTTTGTCAAAATGTAACTACTATACAAGAATACTTGGCATTTTTAATTTTATTAGATCACGCAGAAAAAGAATTTATAAATTATTATGGTATGGATCTTACCACACTAGAAGGTTTTGAACGAGGAAAATTCATAGCAGAATTAGGAGGATTTAATCGAGAAGAAATAGTAAAATCATTACTAGAGGAGATTAATACAACATATGAAAAACTGGATTCGTGTACAAGTCAATTACAAGAAAAATACATTCGTTGATCTCTACAGACAAGTTATACACATTAAAATAAAATTAAAATAAAGAAAAAGATGGAAAAAATATACGTCTAGACGCCAACATAGATGGCTATCAAAACTGTAAGCACGGCTGTTGATGCAAGTACACCTGCAATCAAAACATTGCTGTTTTTGTTTGAACCTTCTTCTACGACTTTAACACAGAACAAGTATCCAATTGATTCTATTATCGTCAAAACGATGAATGCATAATGTCCACTAGGGGTAGGATATGCCCAAGGATAGTAAAAGTACCCTGCAGCAGTACCACCAAAAGTAGCCAACCATGCAGCGATGTATGATAGTGTAATAATGCCAGTCATGTTTTCAACACGTTTACCAATCATCTTTTCTACATCAGCGTTGCTAGAGCCACCGCTTGAACCGAAACCTTTTGGAAGAGTCATTTCAATTTATGATAAAATTGTCTTGTTTTAAACCTTTCTTACATGATATTATAGATAGGAGGTATGACTTACCTAGTCATAGGTATCGTAGATGTCACATATGATGATATAGTATAAAGACGACTCTGGATGACAAATATAACATTCAATTACGATATATGATAAATTTTAAGAATATTATTTATTAATAGTAAATATCATTCACCACATAGAAATTAATCACCGTCATAGAATGCAGAATATAATTTGTAAAGACAGTGAACCATTATTTGTATAAATTATATAATATAGAGTATGGGTTAGTGAAAAATATTAAAAAATGAAAAAAGATGAATCGGTTAGTCTAGATTACTTGCCAAGGTCTTGTCGCAAATGTGATTACATATCCAACGCCAATTATTATTGACTGATATGCAATGTTTGTGTAGGGTATTGGTTTGATGATATTTTCACCATCTACAATAACAGTTTGTCCTGGACCTAATCCGGGACCTACATTTGCAACATTGAGCTGTGTATGTACGTGATAAACACCAGCTTCAAGTGCTTTGGCAGTAATTTTATAATCAACAATACCATTACCTGGGAGATTAAATACATTTCCAGGAGGATCACGTGCTAGAATCTCCCAGCGATTACCTGCATTAGTCGATTCGGAGAAAATAGAATTCCATGCTCTCAAATCACGTTCCACAAGACTAACAAACTTTCCTTGTATAGTAAGTTGCTCACCTGTTTGGAGTGATTGTCGATTAAATGTTTCATCCTCAATTCTAACAAAACGACTTTGCAGTTGTGCTTGTACACCATGTGCATCTGCGGTAGGCAAAATAGATTCAACCCAATTGAATCCAACAGTACCTAGAGCAAGAATCACACTTAGTCCAATTACTAATATTCTTTTGTCGGTCATCATTACCACTAATTGTTCACAATACGATAGTCGTTATATACTTTTTGTTAGAATTGGATTTTACTATAAAAGACACACACACAAGTATCTAACAGAACTGTGTTAATTTACCTTACAAAGATCTCATTCATACTGTTACTTATTGATAATAAATTTTTTAAAATAAATGATTCATTTAAAGAATACAGACATAATTTGACATAAAACAGAGACGTCCAAGATACATAGCAAAGACTTTATGAAGAATAATCAGAGGGAAGGTATATGATTTGGCCAGGTATGGGAGATCCAGCAAAACGTCGAAAAACCCTAAAATTTCTTGCAACTACAACTGTAATTGCAATAGGGGTTGGTCTTGCAAGTAGTCTGATCCAAGGGGAATTGTCAAAGAACGATCCACTCAAAAGTTGTATTGATGGAATAGAAACACCATATAGATTATCAGCAAGTTTGTTGCTTTATGTAGATGGACAAAAAGCAGATATTCCAAGTGGTATTGGACAGGACGAGTGTAAAAGAGTAATGTTTACAGATTCTGCAGATGGAATAATTCATGTTGCATGGACGGAAAAATATGATTTTGAAATTGGACATTTCTTTTGGATATGGGATTTTCCAATTAGAGATATGGATCAATCAAAGTCACAAATTCTAGTCAACGGTGAAGTATCAGATAAATTTATCAATGCACCGTTTCAAGAAGGATTTGAATACACAGCAGAGTTTACCTCAAAAGCATATGATGAAGCAAAGGATAGAGACTTTCTACCACCTAGTTAAAATAACAAATAAAAATTTACAGAGATTATAATATTATAAAATAATAAAAAGAGATAATTGGAAAATATTACCAGTATTTTCCGTTGTCTGGGATTAAACCGATGCCTTCTCTTTCAAAGTGGCAATCTAATTCATCAACCCATTTCTCACGTGTGTCTTTGTAAGCCCAACCATGAACACGCAACCAATATGCGATCACAGCTAAAAGGAATACAGTAAACATGATAGTTCCAAAGATGTAAATCATTACATCATAAAATAGCGGATCATAACTTGGTCCTAGCTGACCAGTAACTGCTGACAGTACACTAAGTAGGACACCAAATATAGGAATCATTATTTTTTTGAGTAATACTTGATGNATATATACATTACTGTATAAAGCGAATGGTGGATTTATCGTTAAATTTTGATATATATGATAAAACAAAAGTTAAATACCCTTAGCTAAACAGTCTAATTGTAAACCTATGAAATCCATAATAATTGCTTCACTAATAGCGATAGTTCTCATAGTGGGAACCGTTACTCCAGTCTACGCTCAATATTTGGGCAATGTTGGCAGTGATGGCTCTACAGGTAAAGGAACTATCGAAGAATCTTTAGCACTAGCAAGACTCAAAGTACAAACAGCAGAAGACAATCCTGCAACTGGTTCTGGCACACCATATCTTTCAGCAGACGGTGTATTAGGAGCAACTGCAATATCCGCAGTGATATTCGGTGGTATAGCAGGTGCCTTTTTTGTCAAAGCACGTTCAGGCAAATACTACGCTCAAGGCCGTGGCTAAGAGCACAACCTTATTTTTATATATCAATCTAGTAATTTTTCAGGCTCTATTGCAAATTCGGGTGTTATTAATGGTTCTAATAATTTAATACTAAAAACATCATTACCGATCTAAATATATGAATTATTTAAAAATAATCGTGCCCGATGATTCTAAAATCCATATTTCTCATAAAAATATATGGAATGGTGTTAGATATAGTGCAAAATATGCAAAATCTTTAATGAATCATAGCGACATACTATGTGATAAATTTGAATATCAGTCAGCAATTTCATTAGCATGTTTATCCCATGAATAATCATCTAATGTGCACATTTATGTAATTCCAATTTTGAGAAAAAAGATATTACAAAAGATTACTGGATGAAACATTTTCTTAATCATCACAAGAAAGCAGGATACTTTACCAATTTTTTATTAAAACAGTAAACTTTATCTCGTGATAAATATGAGCAGGCAACTGAGGGATTGAAAGATACTGCTATAACCTACAATGAACAGGTGTCATCACAATATGAGTATATATTCAAGCAATTAAATGTCTATACTGACAATTTAACAAATTGAAATTATTATGTTTTTATCCTAATTGGGATAAGACCAATGAGCGATGAATTAATTTTAGGACATATCTGATAAAGTGCACCTTGCCGATTTTATTATAAATCACAGTAAAATGTTTCATTATTTGAGTATGTTTAAT
This window contains:
- a CDS encoding FAD-dependent thymidylate synthase, with protein sequence MGREFSVKEEKILKKHFSNVDKKVFCLDTPEQADRGALMSRYSRTTHSMRRVFLNEFINTKKRGEVFYKKVLGQYGDDSIAELGFAHIAIEGISNIAVKTIEDRRVGLSYLEKSSRYVPWNKKINSKFAFYRDPRILKSRYADDYLDACNDSFETYSRLIDPITHYIREVYPIERQYFANNSKKQVLFGKLDSEGADAAQRAYLRTIKAKMYDTLRVLLPASTLTNVGVAGNGRAFEYLLTVLFSSRLEEEREIAVEIKRELNKSIGAFIQRSDDSFGRDLQKYHKNIKIISKKSNPKSDKQMGQMVKLVKYVNESIAMNDLITGIMYQGANGTSYDSILKHVKKLSLVTKKKIINQHIALRKNRRYRPPRAFELVEYTFDIQSDYGVFRDLHRHRALTLQRQNLTCDHDYFTPQEVIGAGLKSEFVECMNNTRHVYNKMKKSMPIQAQYVVNFAYNYHYMIKMNLREACHMIELRSTPQGHPEYRRVAQQMFRQIISKHPILGKIIKFVNLEDVDLERLESEKRFEQKRKNSTKK
- the msrB gene encoding peptide-methionine (R)-S-oxide reductase MsrB — translated: MEKITKSKEEWKKELSLEDFDVCFNKGTEAPFSGKYNDCKDDGMYRCKCCGLELFDSQTKFDSGTGWPSFFKPTSEDTIENISDTSAGMVRTEVNCNRCGAHLGHVFDDGPNPTGLRYCINSASLKLEDR
- a CDS encoding SMC-Scp complex subunit ScpB; this translates as MVKLTDKIPILIRLEVALYSAGRPLSLDELIKASGSDSKPKVLEQLEILMKKTKSAFKGLEITRLPDRTYVFQVKAQYGTLVRKFATKPILPKATLKTLSYIAYMQPISSKQLVETRGGSVYSHLKDLLSLDYITYQSVGRIKIYATTDRFQKYFGLDGDLANLKEQLFKKRRTS
- a CDS encoding chromosome segregation protein ScpA, with translation MTDEPTAANISQEPVNVLFNPSKINKSNVWEIDLIHILDILLDILKKTGKNKDLRVAGMAALSSSLIYRMKVESIFALQKIATEQSSDSRKRTDVNIPLLDIPYRHESTYPVTLDELLELLENLIGTITNPRTNNRGLNIQPIDPPDFKQYFSTLENIIQQYEDLVITKVSKKGTILFSKIVSDLDVTDSIRCFFAILFLARDVKVDLEQKNSDILVSLIT
- a CDS encoding alcohol dehydrogenase, with amino-acid sequence MKAARIVLPNEPLVISDVTVQDPTGTQVLVKIKAVGVCHSDLHLWEGGYDTGDGFMKVTDRGVKFPVIPGHEITGVIEKVGADVVGFSIGEKVLIYPWLGDDDCPTCKSGDTNLCENPKSLGVFQNGGYAQYINVSHYKHLAKLSGLDLEEATSLACSGLTAYTAIKKACVNKPKVIIIIGAGGLGLMGIQIAKATSSAKIICVDLSNEKLEIAKNVGADVVINSKESDAIKEIMNITNNKGVDSIIDFVNGPPTVKMGLALLRKRGNLVLVGLFGGSVDLSLVTIPLKSITIQGAYTGSYEDMIKLLDLAKKGVVKPLISKRYSLNEVNTALNDLKDRKIIGRAVINP
- a CDS encoding thioredoxin family protein codes for the protein MAVMESQISLKTGDMAPDFELVGIDNHKHSLKDYADKRATLIIFMCNHCPFVKAKVEAIKEIHTRFEQDVNVIGINSNDSVKYPDDSFESMKTVAIEKEMQFDYLVDESQDIAKKYGATCTPNPFLFDKDFKLIFHGKIDNAMKPEDIATEKTMIDNIIKFLDGKSIEKDFDPSIGCSIKWKE
- a CDS encoding prohibitin family protein; translated protein: MSNEVPININGKATAKVAIIFIAIIVIAGILFSSIQIVEAGHRGVLLHFGAVDLTQPPLTEGLHFVIPVSDQIIPIEVRTLKFVVASSAASKDLQTVTTEITVNYHPNAEFVHTLYKEVGLNYRDRVIAPAVEESVKQVTAKYNAEELITKRQLVKDDIESTITERLSTYHIKTDVISITDFQFSALFSQAIESKVEAEQKALKAENDLLRIEVEARQTVASAIGIAEANIAEAKGEAEAIEIINSALATNPNYLQWLKTQKWDGVLPLVVSDDATPFIQIPTR
- a CDS encoding ammonia monooxygenase; this translates as MVWLRRCTHYLFIIVVAVNSTLLTINAGDYIFYTDWAWTSFVVFSISQTLMLSVGAAYYLTFTGVPGTATYYALIMTVYTWVAKGAWFALGYPYDFIVTPVWLPSAMLIDLAYWATKKNKHSLILFGGVLCGMSLPLFNMVNLITVADPLETAFKYPRPTLPPYMTPIEPQVGKFYNSPVALGAGAGAVLACTFMALGCKLTTWTYRWMAAWSKWD
- a CDS encoding methane monooxygenase/ammonia monooxygenase subunit B, whose protein sequence is MMTDKRILVIGLSVILALGTVGFNWVESILPTADAHGVQAQLQSRFVRIEDETFNRQSLQTGEQLTIQGKFVSLVERDLRAWNSIFSESTNAGNRWEILARDPPGNVFNLPGNGIVDYKITAKALEAGVYHVHTQLNVANVGPGLGPGQTVIVDGENIIKPIPYTNIAYQSIIIGVGYVITFATRPWQVI